The DNA sequence aaaaattttttggggctcccctccttcccctctacatttcctaactcatggcaccttaactatacagtgggcacatgtgtagggcaaaataaaaattttatttgctgttttgaaggtttcccaggcttgtgtagttctgctatgAATACTTCCATTGGtaattgaatttggcgctgtatgcaaattaaccatcgctagcgtaacttcgcttcgcttggcgaattaacgctagcgcaacttcgtaaccttatgctacccctgagcgcaactacgattcttagtgaatgtcccactatgggagatggccttcccgtaattcagagctctctagATAACAGTTTCCGGATAATCGATCCTGTACTCTTAGATAAGCATACATCAATTTGCCTAAAATGTCTTTATTCTGCAGGCAtagtatctgttatccaggaagctatGAATTacaaggccctctcccatagactctgttttaatcaaataaaatttttaaaatgatttccttttctctgtattaaaggattttttagtagatttaaagtattgtgatccaaattacagaaataccacttatccagaaaaccttaggtcgCAATAGCAGGATACATGTACTATAATGCAGAATCGCGCTTGACAGCGCAGGGAGCTGATAAAGGAAAATCTACATAAGTCACAACCAAAATAGACATGAACGTTTGGAAACTATCCTCCATGTAATCAGTTCTTTGTTACAAAGGCCAAATGATCAGCTCATCCTGATTTAGCAAACATTTGGATTTGGGAACCTTACCAGATGAGTAGatctgcctatgtatggccattgccgttttttgtatttatttcaccAGTACTGTCACATTTAGCATTTACTCGACGTTCTTTGAAGTTTGTTTTGTCTACGTTTAGCTGGATAGTCAGGTGCCACTACACAGCAACATTTACAGCAGTCAGGTGTGACTGCAACTTAGTAGATGACAGCCAGTGCACTGGGAAACACAAGAAACTTATACCAGGGCCCACAATTAAACATCGAAGGTAAGGGCATGGGGACTCCATTGCATTCAGGTTTATTTTACCTGGAGGATACACTGCAGCCAGGTCTGGCCCACCATCACAAAATACAAacctttaagggattctgtcatgatttttatggtatagtttttattactaaattatgcTGTGCACATTGCAGTTTATTTcatttaccatttaaaatattattcttgaaccaataaatgtattttttagctttaatattggtgtgtagccatctcatgtcattttgcctgttttcagaaagagcagcacttcacaatggaactgctttcggaTAAGATTATTAACAATAAGATCATGTTTcttctattcaatgtaactggaggagtcgagCTCGGACTTGgctgttttactattgagtgctattctcatatctaccactaggtagaTGTGACAAtagggcatgggagcatttttagcaaagcagtgtcatggagctgttatctggttactttcccctGTTCTGTCGagtggctgctgtggggggggggggcgatatcactccaacttgctgtgtagcagtaaagagtgactggctttatcagagcagaagtcacattgcttagggcacctgggaaacttaaAGTTAGTCTAGCTccttgtcaaatttcaaaatgtaatattaaaaaaatgtttgtttttttgaaaaacatatttctataaagaattctgctggagcagttatattaactgatgcattgtgtaaaaaaaaaaagaaaactcctTTAACGTcagctctggacctggggttttccagataaaatgtatgaagatacaaatcatggaaagatctaagtctactagaaaatcatgtaaacattaaataaacccaataggctggttttgcctccaataaggattaattatatcttagtttggatcaagtgaaaggtactgttttatttactactagacattaatggggttatgtaattaaaggcactaagtttgcccaggggcagtaacctatagcaaccaatcagcaggtagaatttcctggtcacatgtttaaaagcaaacatcttattggttgctactggttactgctcctgggcaaacttagtgcattatattacatgtgggggttagcccgttaaattaacgggtgcTAGAACAAATGTaacgacggtccgtggggcacatgcgcagtagcgcaatcccacggacacagggattggacgcagagacacttcaattttattatattattaattaataataaaacaataaatatccCCATTTTTCTATCAGACAGGTGTGAATTCCCAGCCCATGAACCCAGTGGGTTtccggggcttctgcctcaggtcCTTCTTTGCGCTTTTGACTTTAAGTGTTGGAGCAACTCAGCTGCCGTATTTCCTCACTACTATTAACCAACCATATATTCCCAGTGGCAAGAACCTGCCATATGAGAGCCAATGTGACTACCAGCAAAAGCAGGTCTGGTGGCCCCACTGACAGAGGACACACAAAGGCCTGATGTCAGTAGCCCCCAGTCTGTAGCCCCTGCATTGCTCTAATGCTGCTGTACCCCCAGCTCTGACACAATCATCCCACATACAGTATTGCTCTCAGtcggtgcatatatatatatatatatatatacacacatatacagtagcccagtgtatatacacacacatacagtattgctCTCAGTcggtgcttatatatatatatatatatatatatatatatatatacagtagcccagtgtatatatacacacacacatacagtaagaacacacacagggagatcaaatcaatgtaaaataaatagcagtGAATATATCAGTagctataatgtgtgtgtgtatcattgaGACTGTGTGTATAGTAATGTATGTGAGTCAGTATAGACACAATAATATATCTGTTTATTCAGCTCCCTTTGTTCTTGCTTATAAGGATTTCTTGTGTATATagtcagtatatttatatatatatatatatatatatatatatgtatagtcagtataatacatttatatttccaCTCAGTGCCATTagtgtgtcagtgtgagtgagtgtgacaGTGTGGTTATtaagtgtatgtgagtgtgagtgacagtgtatgtgagtgtgtcgGTGGGTGGGTGAGGGGAGCGATTACCTTGGTGGTGACAATACACAGACAGTCCATTGCCCCGGTGCTGTAAGTGTCGCCGCTgcagctcctcctcctcctccccggGGCCCGGCCGCCTCACTCTCTCCACTCTCGGTGACACTGGGGGACTGGGAGGGAAGAGGCGCTGCAGCTGCTGGAGGGAGAGATGCGGGGAAGGAGcgggagggaggggaggagacGCACGGAGCCCATGCGATACTCTCACTGCTGCTGCTTCTCTTCCACTCGCTCTTACTCACCCGCAGCCTCAGTCGCACAGTcgcaataataatgaaataaaagaggCGCTGCAGATGCTGGAGGGAGAGATGCGGGGAAGGAGcgggagggaggggaggagacGCACGGAGCCCGATGGGAGAGGAGGGACAGGTACATGGGGGGCTACAGACTGTGCAGATCAGGAGTGAGGGGTCGGGCCCAATGTACTGGGGCAGGGGGGATATAAGTGACTGGGGGGTTGGGGGCCTGGGGGCAGTGACAGGGAGAACTCGGGCGTATGTaacgacggtccgtggggcacatgtgcagtagcgcaattccacggacacagggactggacacagagacacttgaactttattatataggattactattacagagtaaaaggaaataaataaaaaaaaaaaaaattcgatggAGTCAAAAAATGGAGTCTTTAGGAGatcacctttccataattcggagccttcCGGATAGAGGATCCCATCCTGTTTTACagttttcttggattttacaccatattttttCATTCTTTGAAACAGGTAAAATAACTTACATGTTTTATTACCAAAACACCTGCCTGCTGGTAGATATTAAACAGGACTGTAGGCTAACAAAAGTTGTTTTGATGAAAACCTCAGTGACTCTCTATGGACAGCGTCCTATTAATAGTAATAGGAGCATCACAGTATCAACCATTATGGCCTACAAATATGCACTGGAAAGTGGAAATCTTCAGGGTAATTTTGTGTGCAGGATTACTCACTTGGTCATTGGGATCCACTGCACCTCAAACAGCCAGGGATTTTATAAAGCCGTTGAAAtggaaataacagaaaatattgatttAGCCAGAGATAAGACAGGGCCTATGAGACAGGAGTTGTTTGCACACTTGATTTAGATCACAACCGTACCAGACCTGTGCAACTTGCTTTCCAGCCGTGTTTTGATGCAtccaaaattttgcatttttattttcagaagttGGTGACGAAGGGCTGTTGCACATGTGGGTTTGACCTAAACACATCAGCTAATTGATTctgttacatgtatgggatccattatctggaaatcttttatgcagaaggctctgaattacggaaaggccgtctcccatagactccattttatacaaataatccatatttttaaaaatgatttcccttttctctgtaataataaaacagtagcttgtacttgatctgaagtaagatataattaatctttattggacgcaaaaccatcccattgggtttacattattttctagtagacttaaggtatgaagatacaaatcatggaaagatctgttatccggaaaatgtttaaattattttttagcagtccAATagatacaaataatgaaaatttagAAATTGGTTATAATTCAGTCAAGTTTCATTGCATGTTTTATTGTCATAAGACAAGAGGATAGTGGATTGCTTTTGGAACTCACAAACACACTTAGTTTACAAAAaatgcgcatatatatatatatatatatatacatatatatatatatatatatatatataattgatggaGGAGtcggcactagtgatgggcgaatttgcgccggcgaatttttttcgggcaaattttcgcgggcgtttcgcaaatttattcgctggggcgaatcgcgcaaattcgctgcgaattcgcgcctggagaataaattcgcccatcactagtcggcACTCACGACACAAGGTTCacaggtgcctgggtgcagtgtccaaaataagATTCAATATTgaaaaagatacagaaaaaaCTCCCATGTGTAAGGACTCTTAAGGCATCACCCATGCAtaaagattcattttttttatttaacttgaagACATTTGTACTTTTCCCGTTTGAAATCTAGGAATTGTTGAATTGATACAGTAGGTGTGACTAAGTACAACCAACCATCCCTCACCCCCAAATGAATGTTTACTAAGAGGCTGAACTCTGTATTTTCTTGCTTCTCAGAAACACGGGATGGCACACATTAAGGCACAGCCACCATCATCTCTGTGTGACTCTTCTTTCCCTCCTGTGATAACCCCTTCTGTCACAAGTACCAGTCAGATGAGTCTCCAAATCTCCCTGAACGGGTCTGCCAAGGAATTAACCATGAATAATAATCCAATTGATCTCCTGGTGGATTCTGCTTCCCCTGTTTCTACACCAGGCATTGGAACTGAAGATGGGAAAGCAAAGTTCTTGGAAGGTATGGTTGTTTGGCTCATCTCACAATACATAGAATGTAGGGGAATGATATGACATTAcaaattcaatttcaaaatgGGCTTGTGCTCTGGTTTATCCAAATTTACATTGTTAAATATTACTTAAGATGTGTTTCTGTTCAGAGTTGGGTTGTCTTTCTCATCTCAGGCCAAATCAGCCTAACTGGTTTGGTGAAAAGCTATGCACCCCAGGATGTAGCACAGAACTGATTTATGATAGtgtaattttattatttgctAGTTGAAATGATTGCACTTAATTCgtggttcttaaaggagaactaaagcttaactaaagaagtaggctcaaattttgtacattatgttttgagcttctgtacccaCCCAAGACAACCACGGCCCTTTATCAAGGAAGATGTGTgtcttccaaagatgccccagtagctccccatcttcttttctgctgattcgctgcacattcTCTGGGCTGTTGtcactcactgagcttagggctccagtcacaatatacagtatacatagaatataaatgtcacaatataaggctgattattaattaatacagataatcactacataagcacagaaaccagtgcaatgagcatcaaaatttaataaccagtcgcatcaacttatattacagaccaacctcattttctgcttgataatttgtgacaacccttctcaacagctgctcagaacccactgagcatgtgagtgtcagagacattttccaagatggtgaccccctgtgacaagtttgaagtcctggatcattgctgcttttgagaagctgaaactttaggcggtTGCAATAAGTTtaggatataaaatatggcatttatagccattcatttttaggatttaattctcctttaagggtaatggAGGATAAAACCCAGCGCACAAACATACACATGGTCACATTGACCCCTCCATATATGAATTGTGGTTTGTATTACTCAGACTGAATCTTGCGAGCGACATATCTTCTTGTCTGCCAGTACCATAATAATGGGTGTTTTAAGCTAGGACCACATGACACGTAGcatgtgggatgactttgacgtagttggccagcttaaatatattgcaatatatggacaaacaatccctgtgttgtttaaagggtaaggcattttttagtagcagtatgcacaaaatgtctctgtcttaaatatattgataatgggttgagtgcagaggacctcttgtagttgactatatgtattttgtggtcacaccctcattgcacccccgcctaatggtttttaaaaaatagtggtgagcacaactttcccttgtttgtcacaTGACACGGAGCAGACCAAGAATCTGCTGCTTGCACCCAGAATCAATATAtctgctcaggtgcaggcagatttGGTGGATTTCTGCGCCAAAACACCTTTGACTAGGACCACATGACACAGATTCTCTGCAGGCCGAGAATCTGCTGCCCCACAgctcctcttctcttcttcttctactgCTGCGCTGCAGGCACGGTGGATTTTGGCGTGGAATGCAAAATCGTatgtttctgcactgaaatctgcctGCACGAGAGCAGAggtaactagagaggtacatttcctgaagaaaatgtgagtggtgcttgccgttgcaaaactcaggcccaaatctgattggctgttgttgccccgcccctttttttcctaattgtgaaccacagtcactcagtgactaacataccaaagtttgggaatgctgtcatttaatgtgtaaaaatggcagcatttctatttttttctattgaaaatcaatgaatgaaatttgattggttgttggtggctccgcccactttttctaaacttgaagtggaaacccccagcgaccacatttgtgatattcaaggtccctgacatcaatactgagagaatggcagccttcttaatttttcccattaaaaccaatcaaagaaatctgattggttggttttggctccaccgacttttcttaattttaatcccagtcccccagtgaccaactgtgccaactttgaggaggctgccattaaccgtctaagagcggcagcagtttaaaattttcctatttaattgaatggctgaaatttgattggctgttgtagactccgcccactttttgtaaattttggctgcagtcacccagtgacccacggtgccaagtttgggagctctggctttattactgtgagaattacagctgtttacattttctcattgaagtcaatagggaaaatctgattggttgtttgcggctccgctcacttttttgggtccccaaaataggacagaaaagtcacaacaccccattcccgaaaaagctgaacggtttgacacctcattcatgggtctgcgacaaactaattattcgataaattccccattataagtcaatggggcaaatttggggacctctcctgccccgggggtaaaacttataccctcgtgtggggtatcatctgacacaggtcgcaaacctcttcaaatgtggtaaatttaacgtttctacaagattccctctctgcgctagaatccgtcaaaagttggcctcaatgttaatctatgggacttttcggggtggttaattgcccccgcaaggggcaattaaccacccaccccttagaaaagtcataccaccccattcccgattaagccgcacgatttgacacctcattcatgggtctaggacaaacggtgcgggactagttacgcgccaaactttcatacggaagaagaataaaaataagtttgcaagataacagtagtgatgctttgcttcgcaagcaccactaaaaaaataagtttgcaagataacagtagtgatgctttgcttcgcaagcaccactaataagtttgcaagataacagtagtgatgctttgcttcgcaagcaccactaataacagtagtgatgctttgcttcgcaagcaccactaatgatTCCAGGTGCAGGCAACGCAGCAAAAGTGGAGCAGCTGGGCAGCGGATTCTTGGCCTACGT is a window from the Xenopus laevis strain J_2021 chromosome 6L, Xenopus_laevis_v10.1, whole genome shotgun sequence genome containing:
- the LOC108704843 gene encoding uncharacterized protein LOC108704843 isoform X1, with the protein product MSSKCKQKHGMAHIKAQPPSSLCDSSFPPVITPSVTSTSQMSLQISLNGSAKELTMNNNPIDLLVDSASPVSTPGIGTEDGKAKFLEAPLHDNMTNPNVFGE